A region from the Duncaniella dubosii genome encodes:
- a CDS encoding HAD family hydrolase: MTRCRTTPRHGTGLMTEAGVACTPEEFYLYEGRTGASTINALFQRAFGREATDEEIESLYRLKNEYFRELPPVKPMPGAADMLNTTLKETGIQRVLVTGSGQRSLIDRITADFPESSNEDKIITSRDVTHGKPHPEPFIKAMQLAHVRPSQAIVIENAPLGVEAVTAQELLQSE; the protein is encoded by the coding sequence ATGACTCGATGCCGAACCACACCAAGGCATGGTACAGGGCTTATGACCGAAGCCGGCGTAGCATGCACGCCCGAGGAATTTTATCTCTACGAGGGACGCACAGGCGCATCGACCATCAACGCTCTGTTTCAAAGAGCATTCGGACGCGAGGCTACAGATGAAGAAATAGAATCGCTCTATAGACTTAAAAACGAATATTTCAGGGAACTCCCGCCTGTAAAACCGATGCCGGGAGCGGCCGACATGCTCAACACCACGCTGAAAGAGACCGGCATACAGCGTGTACTTGTAACCGGGTCTGGACAGCGGTCACTCATAGACCGCATCACGGCTGATTTCCCGGAATCTTCAAATGAAGACAAAATCATAACCTCGCGCGATGTCACTCATGGCAAGCCCCATCCCGAACCGTTCATAAAGGCCATGCAGCTCGCACATGTAAGACCATCGCAGGCCATAGTCATCGAAAACGCACCGCTCGGGGTCGAGGCGGTGACCGCTCAGGAGCTTTTACAATCGGAGTAA